From Montipora foliosa isolate CH-2021 chromosome 6, ASM3666993v2, whole genome shotgun sequence, a single genomic window includes:
- the LOC138008863 gene encoding uncharacterized protein, whose translation MLLSNMKGHVLNTGMARLIEAICDGRIYQTRQLLESGTNVSFVDEEGLTPLMRAAQLPHQKCRTRQNLLKLLLQYGANVNTVDKKGRHVLSQACRDGKEDIVRLLCNVAKQDVDLNLRDFEGNTPLMHSVRTGNAGLVKFILKELKEFQVAIQAIDVRNNEDRTPYLEAKLQGYEECANILLTEGNASTNIQVNPFLEFISEKDECSYKGKVRGLDDNKYTSIDSKTTHFNPLTTQKKKSGSLKKPDQLAPEKSASLKPEKILKRKTCSPRKLSKLDFVKEEAKNEEKQRRRRKYAWDEGVDAREKILYRSRTDGSEKEFEMVSTELSQPAEIISAPVLFSSSQAKTSLDYNKERPTIFNHDLPLSRSNDLSTSSEPSSGEFIRAERRERPENERPKSTMLRPLPDFGRKLSEPSISSLKQFRSTQRAETNAKDDVCSWYSHFSVYNSTSVAFLTKIMNLYAEQVSPDSSFRSGVKPINPDEPKVPKISVVTALGDESGGDSGRLSPTRPALSTRSNSANGTGASRKTSPVLTRTVNAYLPSRRTLSTLRVQDIDN comes from the coding sequence ATGTTGCTGAGTAACATGAAGGGCCATGTGCTGAATACAGGTATGGCGAGACTGATAGAAGCAATTTGCGACGGCAGAATCTACCAAACGAGGCAACTTTTAGAGAGCGGAACCAACGTGAGTTTTGTGGATGAAGAAGGCTTAACCCCGTTAATGCGAGCGGCGCAGTTACCGCACCAAAAATGCCGTACACGTCAGAACTTGCTGAAACTTTTGTTGCAGTACGGCGCGAATGTAAACACAGTTGATAAGAAAGGTCGTCATGTGTTGTCACAAGCTTGTAGAGACGGAAAAGAGGACATTGTTCGACTCTTGTGTAACGTCGCAAAACAAGATGTCGATTTGAATTTGCGGGATTTTGAGGGCAACACGCCCTTGATGCATTCTGTGAGGACTGGAAATGCTGGCTTGGTGAAATTTATTCTGAAGGAATTGAAAGAATTTCAAGTCGCTATACAAGCCATAGATGTTCGAAACAACGAAGACAGGACGccttatttagaggctaaactTCAAGGGTACGAAGAGTGCGCGAATATTCTGTTGACCGAAGGAAATGCCTCGACTAACATTCAAGTAAATCCTTTCCTAGaatttatttctgaaaaagaTGAATGTTCTTATAAGGGCAAAGTAAGAGGTCTTGACGATAATAAATATACGAGTATTGACTCCAAAACAACGCATTTTAACCCTCTTACTACACAAAAGAAGAAAAGTGGGTCTTTGAAAAAGCCTGACCAATTGGCTCCGGAGAAATCTGCTTCTTTAAAGCCGGAAAAGAtactaaaaagaaaaacatgttcTCCAAGAAAACTTTCCAAGTTAGATTTTGTGAAGGAAGAAGCAAAAAATGAGGAGAAACAGCGGCGAAGGCGGAAATATGCGTGGGATGAAGGAGTTGACGCACGCGAGAAGATCCTGTACAGATCACGAACTGATGGAAGTGAGAAAGAATTCGAGATGGTCTCAACAGAATTATCGCAACCGGCAGAAATCATCTCAGCTCCTGTTTTGTTCAGTTCATCTCAAGCCAAAACATCGTTGGATTACAACAAAGAGCGACCCACGATCTTTAATCACGATTTGCCATTGTCTCGGTCAAATGACCTTTCTACCTCAAGCGAGCCCTCAAGCGGAGAATTTATTCGAGCAGAAAGACGAGAGAGACCGGAAAATGAACGACCAAAATCAACGATGTTGAGGCCTCTCCCCGACTTCGGTCGAAAATTAAGCGAGCCTTCGATTTCGTCACTGAAACAATTTCGTTCCACTCAACGAGCTGAAACGAATGCAAAAGATGACGTTTGCAGCTGGTACTCTCATTTTAGTGTCTATAATTCGACTTCGGTGGCATTCTTGACAAAAATAATGAACCTATACGCCGAACAAGTATCTCCGGACTCTTCGTTTCGGAGCGGAGTGAAACCGATCAATCCCGACGAGCCGAAGGTACCCAAAATCTCCGTGGTGACCGCTCTCGGAGACGAATCTGGCGGCGACTCTGGCCGTTTGTCTCCCACGAGGCCAGCGTTGTCGACCCGAAGTAACAGTGCGAATGGTACCGGGGCAAGCCGAAAGACCTCTCCGGTTCTCACCCGAACAGTAAACGCTTATCTCCCGAGCAGAAGAACTTTATCTACACTAAGAGTTCAGGATATAGATAACTGA
- the LOC138008864 gene encoding histamine H2 receptor-like codes for MGNSTLEESFTESTHPLALRILFYSAFIVSLPLTVFGNGSVIIAVIVNKNLRSVTNALLVSLAFADLPVGVVIFPLIAVTQRHGPSLPYGQQLCHTTIFLTEVFLSASCLHLLFISMDRYMAINKALRYKAIVTTRRVACVIIFIWSLSLLVAVFPFLGWREVLPRVQGGYCQYHLNLAPTYMLFLHITVCLTPLTITCLAYCKIFRVARIQAHKIASTTVTGTEQERRRKKLERERKITMSVAVVVGVFILCWGPLNITLLMYCACHSCVSSLAMEAMELLTMLNSGCNPLIYSIFNKDFRRTFKMMLRCHCNQVNRQDIDNSTELI; via the exons ATGGGGAATTCCACATTGGAAGAGAGCTTTACGGAATCTACTCATCCCTTGGCTTTGAGAATTCTCTTTTATTCGGCGTTTATTGTGTCGCTCCCTTTAACCGTCTTTG GGAATGGCTCAGTTATAATCGCAGTTATCGTAAACAAGAATCTCCGATCGGTCACCAATGCGCTGTTGGTAAGCTTGGCCTTTGCTGATTTGCCAGTGGGCGTGGTCATTTTTCCTCTGATAGCCGTCACTCAGAGACATGGTCCGAGCCTCCCATATGGTCAGCAGTTGTGTCATACAACAATTTTTCTCACAGAAGTGTTTCTCAGCGCTTCGTGTCTTCATTTGCTTTTCATAAGCATGGATAGGTACATgg CCATAAATAAGGCACTCCGTTACAAGGCTATCGTTACCACTCGACGTGTTGCTTGTGTGATCATTTTCATTTGGAGTCTGTCCCTTTTAGTCGCCGTGTTTCCGTTCCTTGGTTGGCGTGAGGTGCTTCCCCGAGTTCAGGGAGGTTACTGCCAATACCATTTGAATCTCGCACCCACCTATATGCTGTTTTTGCACATCACCGTTTGTTTGACACCGCTGACCATCACGTGCTTGGCGTACTGCAAGATATTCCGAGTGGCGCGAATACAGGCTCACAAGATTGCGTCTACGACG GTTACTGGAACAGAGCAAGAAAGAAGACGCAAGAAGCTGGAAAGAGAGCGCAAAATCACTATGTCAGTGGCAGTTGTTGTTGGTGTCTTTATTCTCTGTTGGGGACCGCTCAACATTACGTTGCTTATGTACTGCGCATGTCACAGCTGTGTCTCATCGCTCGCTATGGAAGCTATGGAACTGTTGACAATGTTAAATTCAGGGTGCAATCCATTgatttacagtattttcaacaAGGACTTCCGGAGAACGTTCAAGATGATGTTAAGGTGTCACTGCAATCAAGTAAATCGTCAGGATATCGACAATTCAACTGAACTAATTTGA
- the LOC138006976 gene encoding ribose-5-phosphate isomerase-like isoform X1 yields the protein MHGLNGLMLFNSPFPRVSGSIRCFSRLISTVREVMDEGKRAAARYAVDTYVKDNQALGIGSGSTIVFAVERIAERVKDENLRLVCIPTSFQARQLITRYNLHLSDLDTHPELDVTIDGADEVDSNLIAIKGGGGCLTQEKIVASCAKQFVIIADGRKDSKELGESWKRGIPVEVIPMAYIPVTKKMEKLGLKPVLRMAKAKAGPVVTDNSNFIIDCQFDKVYDWKELNTQLNLIPGVVETGLFVNMAECVIFGKQDGTVSTR from the exons ATGCATGGCCTCAATGGCCTCATGCTTTTCAATAGCCCGTTTCCTCGCGTTAGCGGGTCGATACGGTGTTTTTCTCGTCTTATTTCCACTGTAAGAGAGGTGATGGATGAAGGAAAGCGAGCTGCAGCAAGATATGCTGTTGATACTTACGTGAAG GATAATCAAGCTCTTGGAATTGGATCTGGGTCAACAATAGTGTTTGCTGTTGAAAGGATTG CTGAAAGAGTCAAAGATGAAAATTTACGTTTAGTCTGTATTCCAACCTCATTTCAG GCCAGACAACTCATTACACGATACAATTTACATCTCAGTGATCTTGATACACACCCCGAG TTGGATGTTACAATTGATGGAGCTGATGAAGTTGACAGCAACTTGATTGCTATCAAAGGAGGAGG AGGTTGTTTGACCCAGGAGAAGATAGTGGCTTCCTGTGCAAAACAGTTTGTTATCATAGCAGATGGCAG aaaggATTCTAAAGAGCTAGGTGAAAGT TGGAAAAGAGGAATTCCTGTAGAAGTGATTCCAATGGCATATATACCAGTCACAAAGAAAATGGAGAAACTTGGATTGAAACCTGTTCTTAGGATGGCCAAAGCAAAAGCT GGTCCTGTAGTGACAGATAACAGCAACTTCATCATTGATTGTCAGTTTGACAAG GTATATGACTGGAAAGAGCTCAACACACAGCTGAATTTAATACCAG GTGTTGTTGAGACTGGACTGTTTGTCAACATGGCGGAATGTGTGATATTTGGAAAACAAGATGGCACTGTCAGCACACGATAG
- the LOC138006976 gene encoding ribose-5-phosphate isomerase-like isoform X2, with the protein MLFNSPFPRVSGSIRCFSRLISTVREVMDEGKRAAARYAVDTYVKDNQALGIGSGSTIVFAVERIAERVKDENLRLVCIPTSFQARQLITRYNLHLSDLDTHPELDVTIDGADEVDSNLIAIKGGGGCLTQEKIVASCAKQFVIIADGRKDSKELGESWKRGIPVEVIPMAYIPVTKKMEKLGLKPVLRMAKAKAGPVVTDNSNFIIDCQFDKEPHLSA; encoded by the exons ATGCTTTTCAATAGCCCGTTTCCTCGCGTTAGCGGGTCGATACGGTGTTTTTCTCGTCTTATTTCCACTGTAAGAGAGGTGATGGATGAAGGAAAGCGAGCTGCAGCAAGATATGCTGTTGATACTTACGTGAAG GATAATCAAGCTCTTGGAATTGGATCTGGGTCAACAATAGTGTTTGCTGTTGAAAGGATTG CTGAAAGAGTCAAAGATGAAAATTTACGTTTAGTCTGTATTCCAACCTCATTTCAG GCCAGACAACTCATTACACGATACAATTTACATCTCAGTGATCTTGATACACACCCCGAG TTGGATGTTACAATTGATGGAGCTGATGAAGTTGACAGCAACTTGATTGCTATCAAAGGAGGAGG AGGTTGTTTGACCCAGGAGAAGATAGTGGCTTCCTGTGCAAAACAGTTTGTTATCATAGCAGATGGCAG aaaggATTCTAAAGAGCTAGGTGAAAGT TGGAAAAGAGGAATTCCTGTAGAAGTGATTCCAATGGCATATATACCAGTCACAAAGAAAATGGAGAAACTTGGATTGAAACCTGTTCTTAGGATGGCCAAAGCAAAAGCT GGTCCTGTAGTGACAGATAACAGCAACTTCATCATTGATTGTCAGTTTGACAAG GAACCGCATCTTTCCGCTTAA